From a single Nothobranchius furzeri strain GRZ-AD chromosome 9, NfurGRZ-RIMD1, whole genome shotgun sequence genomic region:
- the myo1ea gene encoding unconventional myosin-Ie isoform X2, with protein MGSRGHYRYHWQSHNVKQSGVDDMVLLSKINEDAIVDNLKKRYMDDYIFTYIGPVLISVNPFKQMPYFGDKEIEMYQGAAQYENPPHIYALADNMYRNMMIDRENQCVIISGESGAGKTVAAKYIMGYISKVSGGGPRVQHVKDIILQSNPLLEAFGNAKTLRNNNSSRFGKYFEIQFSSGGEPDGGKISNFLLEKSRVVMRNPGERSFHIFYQLIEGASGEQKGSLGITSLDYYTYLNQSGSYKVDDINDKSDFQETMHAMDVIGISRENRSMVLQIVAGVLHLGNITFKESGNYAAVESEEFLAFPAFLLGIDQNRLKDKLTSRTMDSKWGSTKESIDVTLNVEQACYTRDALSKALHSRVFDFLVESINKAMVKNHQELNIGVLDIYGFEIFQKNGFEQFCINFVNEKLQQIFIELTLKAEQEEYVQEGIKWTPIDYFNNKIVCDLIESKTPPGIMCILDDVCATMHAVGEGADQTMLQKLRVQINTHEHFNSWNQGFIIHHYAGKVSYDADGFCERNRDVLFTDLIELMQSSEIGFIRALFPENLSAEKKGRPTTAGSKIKKQANDLVSTLMKCTPHYIRCIKPNETKKPKDWDEGRVKHQVEYLGLKENIRVRRAGYAYRRIFRKFLNRYAILTIESWPTWRGDEKQGVLHLLRSVNMDQDQFQLGKTKIFVKAPESLFLLEETRERKFDGYARTIQKAWRKYLARKKYVQMREEASDLLLNRKERRRHSLNRNFVGDYLGMDDRPELRQFLGKREKIDFADKVTKYDRRFKGIKRDLILTPKSVYMIGREKVKQGPDKGQVMEVVKRKIDVEKLSAVSLSTLQDDFMILHEQEYDSLLECVFKTEFVSLLSQRFEEKTQRKLPLKFSNTLEMKLKKENWGFLSGGSSRQLVFVHGQGDVAVLKPSSKSLQVSVGPGLPKNTRPTRKSFGQSRSNVSKSRQNTPSRTAPGPPVAHQNGSLKNNNRVANQRNSQHHSQRQRPPPNNSTHTSLPNNNYQVKERGGGRREGGGGTRKQSNLDCLKVPEQGVAGNHRTSANRPTPGGGRPKPAPKPKPQLPQCKALYVYDAQDTDELSFNPEDIIDIIKEDASGWWTGRLRGKEGLFPNNYVTKI; from the exons ATG GGGAGCCGGGGCCACTACCGGTACCACTGGCAGAGCCATAATGTCAAACAGAGTGGAGTGGACGACATGGTCCTACTCAGCAAGATCAATGAGGACGCCATTGTGGACAACCTCAAGAAGAGATACATGGATGACTACATCTTT ACATACATCGGTCCGGTGCTCATTTCTGTCAACCCCTTCAAACAGATGCCATATTTCGGAGACAAAGAAATTGAGATGTATCAGGGTGCG GCTCAATACGAGAACCCCCCTCACATCTACGCCCTGGCGGATAACATGTACAGGAACATGATGATTGACCGGGAGAACCAATGTGTCATCATCAG TGGGGAGAGCGGTGCAGGGAAGACTGTAGCAGCAAAGTACATCATGGGCTACATCTCTAAAGTGTCTGGAGGTGGACCCCGAGTGCAG CACGTCAAAGACATCATCCTGCAGTCCAACCCGCTGCTGGAGGCCTTCGGAAACGCCAAAACTCTGAGGAACAACAACTCCAGCAGATTT GGGAAATACTTTGAGATCCAGTTCAGCTCTGGTGGCGAACCAGATGGAGGGAAAATTTCAAACTTTCTTTTGGAGAAGTCACGTGTCGTCATGAGGAATCCCGGAGAAAGGAGTTTCCACATTTTCTATCAG TTGATAGAAGGCGCCAGCGGAGAGCAGAAGGGCAGCCTGGGAATCACAAGCCTGGATTACTACACTTACCTCAACCAGTCTGGCTCCTACAAAGTGGACGACATCAACGACAAGAGTGACTTCCAGGAGACAATG CATGCCATGGATGTGATCGGCATCTCGCGGGAAAACAGATCCATGGTGCTTCAGATTGTGGCCGGAGTCCTGCACCTGGGGAACATCACATTCAAGGAATCGGGCAACTATGCTGCTGTGGAGAGTGAAGAAT TTTTAGCGTTCCCTGCGTTTCTGCTCGGAATCGACCAGAATCGTCTGAAAGATAAGCTGACGAGCAGAACGATGGACAGCAAGTGGGGCAGCACCAAGGAGTCTATCGACGTCACCCTGAACGTGGAGCAGGCATGCTACACGCGAGACGCTCTCTCCAAGGCCTTGCATTCACGCGTGTTTGACTTCCTTGTCGAG TCCATTAACAAAGCCATGGTGAAGAATCACCAGGAGTTAAATATTGGAGTGTTGGACATTTATGGATTTGAAATTTTCCAA AAAAATGGCTTTGAACAGTTCTGCATCAACTTTGTGAACGAGAAGCTCCAGCAGATCTTCATTGAGCTGACGCTAAAGGCAGAGCAG GAGGAGTATGTGCAGGAAGGCATCAAGTGGACGCCTATTGATTACTTCAACAACAAGATTGTGTGCGATCTCATTGAGAGCAAG ACTCCTCCGGGCATCATGTGCATTCTGGATGACGTGTGTGCCACCATGCACGCCGTGGGCGAAGGAGCTGACCAGACCATGCTGCAGAAGCTCAGAGTCCAGATCAACACGCATGAGCATTTCAACAGCTGGAACCAGGGCTTCATCATCCACCACTATGCTGGCAAG GTGTCCTACGACGCAGACGGTTTCTGTGAGAGGAACCGGGACGTCCTTTTCACTGACCTCATTGAGCTGATGCAGAGCAGCGAGAT CGGCTTCATCAGAGCACTGTTTCCAGAAAACCTCAGTGCTGAAAAGAAGGGTCGGCCCACTACTGCAGGCAGCAAAATAAAG AAACAAGCCAACGATCTGGTGAGCACGCTGATGAAATGCACTCCTCACTACATCCGCTGCATCAAACCAAATGAGACCAAGAAGCCCAAAGACTGGGACGAGGGGCG agTGAAGCACCAGGTGGAGTATTTGGGCCTGAAGGAGAACATCAGGGTGAGGCGTGCTGGTTACGCTTACCGTAGAATCTTCAGGAAGTTCCTCAACAG GTACGCCATCCTGACCATAGAGTCCTGGCCGACATGGCGGGGAGATGAGAAACAAGGTGTCCTCCACCTCTTACGGTCAGTCAACATGGACCAAGATCAGTTCCAGCTTGGCAAAACCAAGATCTTCGTCAAAGCCCCCGAGTCG CTTTTCCTCCTAGAAGAGACACGAGAGCGGAAGTTCGATGGCTACGCAAGGACCATCCAGAAGGCCTGGAGGAAATATCTTGCTCGTAAGAAGTATGTTCAGATGAGGGAAGAAG CTTCTGATTTGCTGCTGAACCGAAAAGAGAGGCGGCGACACAGCCTGAACAGAAACTTTGTAGGCGACTACCTGGGTATGGATGACAGACCGGAGCTTCGACAGTTTTTGGGCAAAAGAGAAAAAATCGACTTTGCTGACAAGGTCACCAAATATGACCGCCGGTTCAAG GGAATTAAGAGGGACTTGATATTGACTCCTAAATCTGTGTACATGATTGGAAGAGAGAAGGTGAAACAAGGTCCGGACAAAGGTCAGGTGATGGAGGTGGTGAAAAGGAAGATCGATGTGGAGAAACTCTCGGCCGTATCGCTCAG CACGCTGCAGGATGACTTCATGATCCTGCACGAGCAGGAGTATGACAGCCTGCTGGAGTGTGTCTTTAAAACGGAGTTCGTCAGCCTGCTGAGCCAAAGGTTCGAGGAGAAAACCCAAAGGAAGCTTCCACTCAAGTTTAGCAACAC ACTGGAGATGAAGCTGAAGAAGGAGAACTGGGGGTTCCTGAGCGGAGGCAGCTCCAGGCAGTTGGTTTTCGTGCATGGTCAGGGAGACGTGGCCGTGCTGAAGCCTTCCAGCAAATCTCTGCAGGTCAGCGTTGGACCGGGGCTTCCCAAGAATACCC GTCCAACCAGGAAGAGCTTCGGCCAGAGTCGCTCCAACGTGTCCAAATCCCGCCAGAACACGCCGTCGCGAACAGCACCGGGACCTCCAG TCGCTCACCAGAACGGCAGCCTGAAAAACAACAATCGCGTCGCTAATCAAAGGAACTCGCAGCATCATAGCCAGCGACAACGTCCACCGCCCAACAACTCCACACACACCTCTCTGCCCAACAACAACTACCAGGTGAAGGAgcgaggaggaggaaggagagaaggaggaggaggcaccCGGAAACAGTCAAACTTGGACTGTCTGAAAGTCCCTGAGCAGGGAGTTGCAGG
- the myo1ea gene encoding unconventional myosin-Ie isoform X1 has product MGSRGHYRYHWQSHNVKQSGVDDMVLLSKINEDAIVDNLKKRYMDDYIFTYIGPVLISVNPFKQMPYFGDKEIEMYQGAAQYENPPHIYALADNMYRNMMIDRENQCVIISGESGAGKTVAAKYIMGYISKVSGGGPRVQHVKDIILQSNPLLEAFGNAKTLRNNNSSRFKPTAVIQQGKYFEIQFSSGGEPDGGKISNFLLEKSRVVMRNPGERSFHIFYQLIEGASGEQKGSLGITSLDYYTYLNQSGSYKVDDINDKSDFQETMHAMDVIGISRENRSMVLQIVAGVLHLGNITFKESGNYAAVESEEFLAFPAFLLGIDQNRLKDKLTSRTMDSKWGSTKESIDVTLNVEQACYTRDALSKALHSRVFDFLVESINKAMVKNHQELNIGVLDIYGFEIFQKNGFEQFCINFVNEKLQQIFIELTLKAEQEEYVQEGIKWTPIDYFNNKIVCDLIESKTPPGIMCILDDVCATMHAVGEGADQTMLQKLRVQINTHEHFNSWNQGFIIHHYAGKVSYDADGFCERNRDVLFTDLIELMQSSEIGFIRALFPENLSAEKKGRPTTAGSKIKKQANDLVSTLMKCTPHYIRCIKPNETKKPKDWDEGRVKHQVEYLGLKENIRVRRAGYAYRRIFRKFLNRYAILTIESWPTWRGDEKQGVLHLLRSVNMDQDQFQLGKTKIFVKAPESLFLLEETRERKFDGYARTIQKAWRKYLARKKYVQMREEASDLLLNRKERRRHSLNRNFVGDYLGMDDRPELRQFLGKREKIDFADKVTKYDRRFKGIKRDLILTPKSVYMIGREKVKQGPDKGQVMEVVKRKIDVEKLSAVSLSTLQDDFMILHEQEYDSLLECVFKTEFVSLLSQRFEEKTQRKLPLKFSNTLEMKLKKENWGFLSGGSSRQLVFVHGQGDVAVLKPSSKSLQVSVGPGLPKNTRPTRKSFGQSRSNVSKSRQNTPSRTAPGPPVAHQNGSLKNNNRVANQRNSQHHSQRQRPPPNNSTHTSLPNNNYQVKERGGGRREGGGGTRKQSNLDCLKVPEQGVAGNHRTSANRPTPGGGRPKPAPKPKPQLPQCKALYVYDAQDTDELSFNPEDIIDIIKEDASGWWTGRLRGKEGLFPNNYVTKI; this is encoded by the exons ATG GGGAGCCGGGGCCACTACCGGTACCACTGGCAGAGCCATAATGTCAAACAGAGTGGAGTGGACGACATGGTCCTACTCAGCAAGATCAATGAGGACGCCATTGTGGACAACCTCAAGAAGAGATACATGGATGACTACATCTTT ACATACATCGGTCCGGTGCTCATTTCTGTCAACCCCTTCAAACAGATGCCATATTTCGGAGACAAAGAAATTGAGATGTATCAGGGTGCG GCTCAATACGAGAACCCCCCTCACATCTACGCCCTGGCGGATAACATGTACAGGAACATGATGATTGACCGGGAGAACCAATGTGTCATCATCAG TGGGGAGAGCGGTGCAGGGAAGACTGTAGCAGCAAAGTACATCATGGGCTACATCTCTAAAGTGTCTGGAGGTGGACCCCGAGTGCAG CACGTCAAAGACATCATCCTGCAGTCCAACCCGCTGCTGGAGGCCTTCGGAAACGCCAAAACTCTGAGGAACAACAACTCCAGCAGATTT AAACCAACTGCTGTGATCCAACAGGGGAAATACTTTGAGATCCAGTTCAGCTCTGGTGGCGAACCAGATGGAGGGAAAATTTCAAACTTTCTTTTGGAGAAGTCACGTGTCGTCATGAGGAATCCCGGAGAAAGGAGTTTCCACATTTTCTATCAG TTGATAGAAGGCGCCAGCGGAGAGCAGAAGGGCAGCCTGGGAATCACAAGCCTGGATTACTACACTTACCTCAACCAGTCTGGCTCCTACAAAGTGGACGACATCAACGACAAGAGTGACTTCCAGGAGACAATG CATGCCATGGATGTGATCGGCATCTCGCGGGAAAACAGATCCATGGTGCTTCAGATTGTGGCCGGAGTCCTGCACCTGGGGAACATCACATTCAAGGAATCGGGCAACTATGCTGCTGTGGAGAGTGAAGAAT TTTTAGCGTTCCCTGCGTTTCTGCTCGGAATCGACCAGAATCGTCTGAAAGATAAGCTGACGAGCAGAACGATGGACAGCAAGTGGGGCAGCACCAAGGAGTCTATCGACGTCACCCTGAACGTGGAGCAGGCATGCTACACGCGAGACGCTCTCTCCAAGGCCTTGCATTCACGCGTGTTTGACTTCCTTGTCGAG TCCATTAACAAAGCCATGGTGAAGAATCACCAGGAGTTAAATATTGGAGTGTTGGACATTTATGGATTTGAAATTTTCCAA AAAAATGGCTTTGAACAGTTCTGCATCAACTTTGTGAACGAGAAGCTCCAGCAGATCTTCATTGAGCTGACGCTAAAGGCAGAGCAG GAGGAGTATGTGCAGGAAGGCATCAAGTGGACGCCTATTGATTACTTCAACAACAAGATTGTGTGCGATCTCATTGAGAGCAAG ACTCCTCCGGGCATCATGTGCATTCTGGATGACGTGTGTGCCACCATGCACGCCGTGGGCGAAGGAGCTGACCAGACCATGCTGCAGAAGCTCAGAGTCCAGATCAACACGCATGAGCATTTCAACAGCTGGAACCAGGGCTTCATCATCCACCACTATGCTGGCAAG GTGTCCTACGACGCAGACGGTTTCTGTGAGAGGAACCGGGACGTCCTTTTCACTGACCTCATTGAGCTGATGCAGAGCAGCGAGAT CGGCTTCATCAGAGCACTGTTTCCAGAAAACCTCAGTGCTGAAAAGAAGGGTCGGCCCACTACTGCAGGCAGCAAAATAAAG AAACAAGCCAACGATCTGGTGAGCACGCTGATGAAATGCACTCCTCACTACATCCGCTGCATCAAACCAAATGAGACCAAGAAGCCCAAAGACTGGGACGAGGGGCG agTGAAGCACCAGGTGGAGTATTTGGGCCTGAAGGAGAACATCAGGGTGAGGCGTGCTGGTTACGCTTACCGTAGAATCTTCAGGAAGTTCCTCAACAG GTACGCCATCCTGACCATAGAGTCCTGGCCGACATGGCGGGGAGATGAGAAACAAGGTGTCCTCCACCTCTTACGGTCAGTCAACATGGACCAAGATCAGTTCCAGCTTGGCAAAACCAAGATCTTCGTCAAAGCCCCCGAGTCG CTTTTCCTCCTAGAAGAGACACGAGAGCGGAAGTTCGATGGCTACGCAAGGACCATCCAGAAGGCCTGGAGGAAATATCTTGCTCGTAAGAAGTATGTTCAGATGAGGGAAGAAG CTTCTGATTTGCTGCTGAACCGAAAAGAGAGGCGGCGACACAGCCTGAACAGAAACTTTGTAGGCGACTACCTGGGTATGGATGACAGACCGGAGCTTCGACAGTTTTTGGGCAAAAGAGAAAAAATCGACTTTGCTGACAAGGTCACCAAATATGACCGCCGGTTCAAG GGAATTAAGAGGGACTTGATATTGACTCCTAAATCTGTGTACATGATTGGAAGAGAGAAGGTGAAACAAGGTCCGGACAAAGGTCAGGTGATGGAGGTGGTGAAAAGGAAGATCGATGTGGAGAAACTCTCGGCCGTATCGCTCAG CACGCTGCAGGATGACTTCATGATCCTGCACGAGCAGGAGTATGACAGCCTGCTGGAGTGTGTCTTTAAAACGGAGTTCGTCAGCCTGCTGAGCCAAAGGTTCGAGGAGAAAACCCAAAGGAAGCTTCCACTCAAGTTTAGCAACAC ACTGGAGATGAAGCTGAAGAAGGAGAACTGGGGGTTCCTGAGCGGAGGCAGCTCCAGGCAGTTGGTTTTCGTGCATGGTCAGGGAGACGTGGCCGTGCTGAAGCCTTCCAGCAAATCTCTGCAGGTCAGCGTTGGACCGGGGCTTCCCAAGAATACCC GTCCAACCAGGAAGAGCTTCGGCCAGAGTCGCTCCAACGTGTCCAAATCCCGCCAGAACACGCCGTCGCGAACAGCACCGGGACCTCCAG TCGCTCACCAGAACGGCAGCCTGAAAAACAACAATCGCGTCGCTAATCAAAGGAACTCGCAGCATCATAGCCAGCGACAACGTCCACCGCCCAACAACTCCACACACACCTCTCTGCCCAACAACAACTACCAGGTGAAGGAgcgaggaggaggaaggagagaaggaggaggaggcaccCGGAAACAGTCAAACTTGGACTGTCTGAAAGTCCCTGAGCAGGGAGTTGCAGG